The Primulina tabacum isolate GXHZ01 chromosome 16, ASM2559414v2, whole genome shotgun sequence genome window below encodes:
- the LOC142528461 gene encoding uncharacterized protein LOC142528461, producing the protein MTLSAAQLNYATTEKELLAVVLALDKFRSYLIGSKVVVHTDHSALKYLMAKKDAKPRLIRWILLLQEFDLEKIDRKGTENQVADCLSRLENPSPGNEIIRDDFLDEQLFEINNLLWYADFVNYLSIRRCIPQEEVSEFLFHCHAGPVGGHFGATRICWLSMGSDIRWPHLITLKLVAKSRYQTENLSAFEKTIGVLRKEWSSKLDDALWAYRTSFKTPIDMSPFILLYGKSCHLPVELEHKAYWATKFLNFDAKATSDERVLQLNELDEFRLDAYENAKLYKEKTKHRHDQNIVHREFVVGQLVLLYNSRLKLMPGKLHSRWSGPYTITQVFPYGTVEITSETT; encoded by the exons ATGACACTGTCAGCTGCCCAACTGAACTATGCCACTACAGAGAAGGAGCTTCTTGCTGTGGTTTTGGCTCTTGATAAATTTAGATCATATCTGATAGGGAGCAAAGTTGTAGTGCACACTGACCATTCCGCTTTGAAATACCTGATGGCCAaaaaggatgcaaaaccacggcTCATTCGCTGGATTCTTCTGTTGCAGGAATTTGACTTGGAGAAAATCGATAGAAAGGGGACAGAGAACCAAGTTGCAGACTGTCTCTCGCGTTTGGAGAATCCAAGTCCAGGTAATGAAATTATTCGCGATGATTTCCTGGATGAACAACTTTTTGAGATCAACAATTTACTATGGTATGCCGATTTTGTTAATTATCTATCCA TCCGTAGATGTATTCCCCAGGAAGAGGTAAGTGAGTTTTTGTTTCATTGTCATGCTGGTCCAGTTGGAGGCCATTTTGGGGCAACTAGAA TCTGTTGGCTAAGTATGGGGTCcgacataaggtggccacaccTTATCACCCTCAAACTAGTGGCCAAGTCGAGGTATCAAACAGAGAACTTAAGCGCATTTGAGAAGACTATCGGTGTTTTAAGGAAAGAATGGTCTAGCAAACTTGACGATGCACTTTGGGCTTACCGCACTTCTTTTAAAACCCCCATTGACATGTCTCCTTTTATATTATTGTATGGGAAGTCGTGTCACCTACCCGTAGAACTTGAACATAAGGCTTACTGGGCTactaaattcttgaattttgatGCTAAAGCCACAAGTGACGAGAGAGTACTGCAACTAAATGAATTGGATGAGTTTAGGCTGGATGCTTATGAGAACGCCAAGCTTTACAAGGAAAAAACCAAACATCGGCATGATCAAAACATCGTCCATCGAGAATTTGTGGTGGGACAACTGGTACTGTTATACAATTCTCGACTGaagttgatgccaggtaagtTGCATTCACGGTGGTCAGGACCATACACCATCACGCAAGTTTTTCCTTATGGGACAGTGGAGATCACTAGTGAAACAACTTGA
- the LOC142529978 gene encoding glutamate receptor 2.8-like: MKFKLSHFVITLFLFLGFSSSDVDDISSTKQNQSLVHIGLILDVDSEFGSMVDLCIGMAITDFYSDHPNYKTRLKLHTKDAKNLVDINFAVQELLKYEKVHGVLGPHGSTQDTFVAELGERIHVPFVSFTARTSALSYGESRYSVRTTPDDSVQAKALAELCRGFEWTQVVVLYEDTEYGHQFLSHLNKALQQVEVGIAYMIAIPTSVKDYHLWNELSKLLTKQTRVFVVHMSPSLGYRLFSVAEKVGMMREGYAWIITDSLSNFMNSVDSATRNSMEGVVGLRPFVKDSKNLQSFRERWKRNMLLKNSTGPTMELNIYGLWAYDTINALAIALEKIRPVNSNSLYESGTKVMIEGANLSISSYGPRLLSELSATKFRGLSGDFQLDDGKLKASSYEIFNVIGNSEKTVGFWNPDKGIVKEFSSTGETSYSASAKELKQIIWPGDSVARPKGWDIPTIDGNLRVGVPWKSGFTEFVNLSVDPITNYTNASGFSVDIFLASLKMLPFLNYKLYCYNDTKNINWSYDNMLARIPEEFDMVVGDTTIWAPRADKVDFSQPYSESGVVLVVKNRKPFDMWIFIKPLRWDLWLAIIAACILMGIVLRILENQPTNNIEDVVRPSEKKRGMGYLSPVTVLAFPERNMATNNWSFFVLVFWVFMAFILMQSYTANLSAILTVDQLKFAFSDNYYVGCQDGSFMIKFLTEQLHISGSRLRKYASAEDYHKAMSMGSKNGGIDAIFDEIPYMKLFLKRYDSEYKMVGPTYRTGGFGFAFPKGSPLAVYFSKAIVDITQGPNMTAIEQKNFGPGYSSQDPLASMISQQTSSLTVFEFAGLFIIVGSVTLFALFCSATPIGRKLTKKMIHVYHVIKKCIHFRNSKVTATEDNVLVGVISPEGEVDNDETLHDDGTAASLGGDRDQQAMEDAGQHGNDREIQETGRIDNVEERNS; encoded by the exons ATGAAATTTAAACTTTCTCATTTTGTAATTACTCTCTTCTTGTTTTTAGGCTTTTCTAGCTCGGATGTCGATGATATTTCTTCGACGAAGCAAAATCAATCGTTAGTCCACATTGGCTTAATTCTTGATGTGGATTCAGAATTCGGTTCCATGGTTGATTTATGCATCGGTATGGCGATTACGGATTTCTATTCGGATCATCCAAATTATAAAACAAGATTGAAGCTACACACCAAGGATGCCAAGAATCTGGTTGACATCAACTTTGCAG TTCAAGAATTACTGAAGTACGAAAAAGTGCACGGGGTTTTAGGACCTCACGGATCAACCCAAGATACCTTTGTCGCGGAACTCGGAGAAAGAATTCATGTGCCATTTGTATCGTTCACTGCAAGAACATCGGCTCTTTCGTATGGTGAAAGTCGTTACTCTGTCAGGACAACCCCAGATGATTCAGTTCAAGCGAAGGCTCTTGCAGAACTCTGTCGTGGATTTGAATGGACTCAAGTTGTAGTTTTATACGAAGATACAGAATACGGCCATCAGTTTCTTTCACATCTGAACAAGGCATTACAACAAGTTGAAGTCGGGATAGCATATATGATTGCAATCCCCACATCGGTTAAGGACTACCATTTATGGAACGAACTCAGCAAGTTACTGACAAAGCAAACAAGAGTGTTTGTCGTGCACATGAGCCCGTCACTCGGTTATCGATTGTTTTCCGTTGCAGAGAAGGTTGGGATGATGAGGGAAGGGTATGCCTGGATTATCACTGATAGTTTATCTAACTTCATGAATTCAGTGGATTCAGCCACCCGCAATTCGATGGAGGGAGTTGTGGGATTAAGGCCTTTTGTCAAGGACTCAAAAAATCTGCAAAGCTTTCGAGAAAGATGGAAAAGAAATATGCTACTGAAAAATTCAACGGGTCCGACTATGGAGCTCAATATTTATGGTTTATGGGCTTATGATACCATAAATGCATTGGCGATAGCTTTAGAGAAGATTAGACCGGTGAATTCCAATTCATTGTATGAGAGTGGAACCAAAGTCATGATAGAAGGTGCAAATTTGAGTATCTCATCATATGGTCCAAGACTTCTAAGTGAACTGTCGGCTACaaaattcagaggtttgagtgGAGACTTCCAACTTGATGATGGAAAATTAAAGGCTTCCTCTTATGAGATATTCAATGTGATCGGAAACAGTGAGAAAACGGTAGGATTTTGGAATCCAGATAAAGGAATAGTCAAAGAATTTAGCTCCACTGGTGAAACAAGCTACTCAGCTTCAGCAAAAGAACTCAAACAAATCATTTGGCCTGGAGATTCTGTGGCACGACCAAAGGGTTGGGATATCCCGACAATTGATGGTAACCTTCGAGTAGGAGTGCCTTGGAAAAGTGGATTCACAGAATTTGTTAATTTGTCAGTTGATCCTATAACAAATTACACAAATGCATCTGGATTTTCTGTCGACATATTCTTGGCTTCGTTGAAGATGCTTCCCTTTCTGAACTACAAGCTTTATTGTTACAATGATACGAAAAATATAAATTGGTCTTATGACAACATGCTCGCCAGGATACCTGAG GAGTTTGATATGGTGGTGGGGGATACCACAATTTGGGCTCCTCGAGCAGATAAGGTTGATTTTTCTCAGCCGTATTCAGAATCCGGAGTCGTTCTTGTGGTGAAAAACAGAAAACCATTTGACATGTGGATCTTTATTAAGCCATTGAGGTGGGATCTCTGGCTTGCAAttattgcagcttgcattttgATGGGAATAGTTCTTCGTATATTGGAGAACCAACCTACTAACAACATCGAAGATGTAGTTCGGCCAAGCGAAAAGAAGCGTGGAATGGGATATTTGTCTCCCGTGACGGTTCTTGCTTTCCCAGAAA GGAATATGGCGACAAATAATTGGTCATTCTTTGTGTTGGTTTTTTGGGTTTTCATGGCATTTATTCTAATGCAGAGCTATACAGCAAACTTATCAGCAATTCTGACAGTAGATCAATTGAAGTTTGCTTTTTCTGATAATTACTATGTGGGTTGCCAGGATGGCTCCTTTATGATAAAATTCTTGACagaacaactacatatcagtggaTCGAGGCTCAGGAAATATGCATCGGCTGAAGATTACCATAAAGCTATGTCTATGGGGAGTAAGAACGGAGGCATAGACGCCATATTTGATGAGATTCCTTACATGAAGCTTTTTCTCAAAAGATATGATTCTGAATACAAAATGGTTGGACCAACGTACAGGACTGGTGGCTTTGGCTTT GCATTCCCTAAGGGCTCCCCTTTAGCCGTTTATTTTTCCAAAGCAATCGTTGATATTACTCAAGGTCCAAATATGACAGCAATCGAGCAAAAAAATTTCGGGCCTGGATACTCTTCCCAAGATCCGCTTGCTTCAATGATCTCGCAGCAGACATCTAGTCTCACCGTGTTCGAGTTTGCAGGCCTCTTTATTATCGTAGGATCAGTAACTTTGTTTGCTCTGTTTTGTTCCGCGACACCGATTGGAAGAAAATTAACTAAGAAGATGATACATGTCTATCATGTCATAAAAAAGTGCATACATTTTAGGAACTCGAAAGTTACTGCCACTGAGGATAACGTTCTTGTTGGAGTTATCTCGCCCGAGGGTGAGGTGGACAATGATGAAACATTACACGACGATGGCACCGCTGCTTCTCTTGGCGGAGACAGAGACCAACAAGCTATGGAAGATGCCGGTCAGCATGGTAATGATAGAGAAATTCAAGAAACGGGTCGAATTGATAATGTCGAGGAAAGGAATTCCTAG